In Pelmatolapia mariae isolate MD_Pm_ZW linkage group LG13, Pm_UMD_F_2, whole genome shotgun sequence, a genomic segment contains:
- the ddx43 gene encoding probable ATP-dependent RNA helicase DDX43 — translation MSDWEDEYDQDGVAIYKPATKPAPADWKFSCNDRQRENVVFGVKNGTKFGAPRERRGNRSGPGPEVNKWGGDRGGPGRQTTFSKEESSRPLTITVETTSIGRVIGRGGATIRELQESSGARIKINKGGYEGEVVIFGSTAAQQKAKEMIEDLVAEGNSRYCNGSRRGQEYEGRCGGEKTGSVWSTAELQAANVVQDRPSIDWDAIRENKEKYKELKWKDIPPIKKKFYTEAPSVAVLTAEEVGEWRKENNNIFVDDLNEEEEKRQIPNPCRTFLEAFELYPEIMENIDRVGFTKPTPIQSQAWPVLLSGEDLIAIAQTGTGKTLAYLLPGFIHMDGQPVPRAERDGPGMLVLTPTRELALQIEAECNKYRYKGYKSICIYGGGDRRGQINLVKDGVDIVIATPGRLNDLQMNELINLRCITYLVLDEADRMLDMGFEPQIMKILLDIRPDRQTVMTSATWPTGVRRLAKSYLKNPMMVYVGTLDLAAVNTVQQTVLIVREEEKKSYLFDFIRNMQPEEKVIIFVGKKLAVDDLSSDMCLQGLAVQSLHGDREQCDREEALKDFKNGRVRILVATDLASRGLDVHDVTHVFNFDFPRNIEEYVHRVGRTGRAGRSGAAVTLVTRENWRMAPELIPILERAGQDIPEELLLMAERYQKHKKEKEMSNPRGGQGRGGGRRSGGTDRGQNWGF, via the exons ATGTCTGATTGGGAGGATGAGTACGACCAGGACGGAGTTGCTATCTACAAACCTGCTACAAAACCGGCTCCGGCCGATTGGAAATTTTCATGTAATGACCGTCAAAGGGAAAATGTTGTTTTCGGTGTGAAAAATGGAACCAAATTTGGAGCCCCaagggagaggagaggtaaTCGTAGCGGCCCGGGTCCCGAGGTCAACAAGTGGGGAGGTGATCGTGGAGGCCCCGGACGACAGACGACGTTTAGCAAAGAAGAGTCTTCCCGGCCTCTGACTATCACAGTGGAAACTACTTCAATTGGAAGAGTAATAG GTCGTGGAGGAGCCACAATTCGTGAACTTCAAGAGAGCTCTGGTGCAAGAATCAAG atAAACAAGGGAGGTTATGAAGGTGAGGTAGTCATTTTTGGGtccactgcagcacagcagAAGGCCAAAGAGATGATCGAAGACCTGGTGGCAGAGGGCAACTCCCGATATTGTAATG GTTCTCGCAGAGGACAAGAGTATGAAGGAAGATGTGGAGGAGAAAAGACTGGCTCTGTCTGGTCTACTGCTGAATTGCAGGCTGCAAATGTTGTCCAGGACCGTCCATCCATAGACTGGGACGCCATCCGGGAGAACAAGGAGAAGTATAAGGAGCTTAAGTGGAAGG ACATACCACCCATAAAAAAGAAGTTTTACACTGAGGCACCAAGTGTGGCCGTGCTTACAGCAGAGGAAGTTGGTGAATGGAG GAAGGAGAACAACAATATCTTTGTGGATGACCTGAACGAGGAAGAAGAGAAACGGCAAATTCCCAATCCCTGTCGCACATTTCTTGAGGCCTTTGAGCTTTATCCAGAGATCATGGAAAACATTGACCGGGTTGGCTTCACCAAACCAACCCCCATCCAG TCTCAAGCGTGGCCAGTGCTACTGAGTGGCGAGGACCTGATAGCCATCGCTCAGACTGGAACAGGGAAAACACTGGCCTACCTGCTGCCGGGGTTCATCCACATGGATGGGCAGCCTGT ACCTAGAGCTGAGCGGGATGGTCCAGGCATGTTAGTGCTAACTCCTACCAGAGAGCTGGCCCTGCAGATTGAAGCAGAGTGCAACAAGTACCGCTATAAGGGTTACAAAAG TATCTGTATCTATGGTGGAGGTGATAGGAGAGGCCAGATCAACCTAGTGAAGGATGGCGTGGACATCGTGATTGCTACACCCGGCCGCCTCAATGACCTACAGATGAATGAGCTTATCAACCTCCGCTGCATCACCTACTTG GTGCTGGACGAGGCTGACCGTATGTTAGATATGGGCTTTGAACCCCAAATTATGAAGATTCTTCTGGACATCCGTCCAGATCGACAGACTGTCATGACCAG TGCAACTTGGCCCACAGGTGTGAGACGACTGGCCAAATCCTACCTAAAGAATCCCATGATGGTTTATGTGGGCACCCTGGACTTGGCT GCTGTTAACACGGTGCAGCAAACGGTGCTGATTGTGCGCGAAGAGGAGAAAAAGTCGTATCTGTTTGACTTCATCAGAAACATGCAACCAGAGGAAAAAGTAATCATCTTTGTTGGCAAGAAGCTTGC AGTTGATGACCTGTCCAGCGATATGTGCCTTCAAGGTTTGGCTGTGCAGAGTCTCCATGGTGACCGTGAACAGTGTGACCGTGAAGAAGCTCTCAAGGACTTTAAAAACG GTCGAGTTCGTATCCTCGTGGCCACAGATTTGGCATCTCGAGGGTTGGATGTCCATGACGTAACACACGTCTTCAACTTTGACTTCCCACGTAACATCGAGGAATATGTTCATCGTGTAGGTCGCACTGGCAGAGCAGG ACGTTCGGGTGCTGCTGTGACCCTGGTGACAAGAGAGAACTGGAGAATGGCACCTGAGCTAATTCCCATCCTGGAGCGAGCAGGACAG GATATCCCAGAGGAGCTGTTGCTTATGGCAGAAAGGTATCAAAAGCAcaagaaagagaaggaaatgTCCAATCCAAGGGGAGGACAGGGGCgaggaggagggagaagaaGTGGTGGAACAGACCGTGGCCAAAACTGGGGGTTCTAA
- the eef1a1a gene encoding elongation factor 1-alpha 1a, whose amino-acid sequence MGKEKLHINIVVIGHVDSGKSTTTGHLIYKCGGIDKRTIEKFEKEAAEMGKGSFKYAWVLDKLKAERERGITIDISLWKFETSKYYVTIIDAPGHRDFIKNMITGTSQADCAVLIVAAGVGEFEAGISKNGQTREHALLAYTLGVKQLIVGINKMDSTEPNYSQKRYEEIVKEVSTYIKKIGYNPDTVAFVPISGWNGDNMLEPSPNMTWFKGWKINRKEGNASGTTLLEALDAIQPPTRPTDKPLRLPLQDVYKIGGIGTVPVGRVETGLLKPGMVVTFAPVNVTTEVKSVEMHHEALSEALPGDNVGFNVKNVSVKDIRRGNVAGDSKNDPPQEAANFTAQVIILNHPGQISAGYAPVLDCHTAHIACKFAELKEKIDRRSGKKLEDNPKSLKSGDAAIVDMIPGKPMCVESFSEYPPLGRFAVRDMRQTVAVGVIKGVEKKVSTTGKVTKSAQKAQRNK is encoded by the exons ATGGGAAAGGAGAAACTCCACATCAACATCGTGGTGATTGGCCACGTGGACTCTGGCAAGTCCACCACCACAGGCCACCTTATCTACAAGTGCGGAGGCATTGACAAGAGAACCATCGAGAAGTTTGAAAAGGAAGCTGCTGAG ATGGGGAAAGGATCATTCAAGTATGCCTGGGTGCTGGACAAGCTGAAAGCTGAAAGGGAGCGTGGCATTACCATCGACATCTCACTGTGGAAGTTTGAAACTAGCAAATACTACGTGACTATCATTGATGCCCCGGGTCACAGGGACTTCATCAAGAACATGATCACCGGGACCTCTCAG GCAGACTGTGCTGTGCTGATTGTGGCAGCTGGCGTGGGAGAGTTCGAAGCAGGTATTTCCAAGAATGGACAGACTCGTGAGCACGCCCTCCTGGCCTACACTCTCGGAGTGAAGCAGCTCATTGTGGGAATCAACAAGATGGACTCTACGGAGCCAAACTACAGCCAGAAACGTTACGAGGAGATCGTGAAGGAAGTGAGCACCTACATCAAGAAGATTGGCTACAATCCTGACACGGTTGCCTTTGTACCCATTTCAGGCTGGAACGGAGACAACATGCTTGAGCCCAGCCCCAAT ATGACATGGTTTAAGGGATGGAAAATAAATAGGAAGGAAGGTAATGCATCAGGAACTACACTACTGGAGGCTCTGGATGCCATCCAGCCCCCCACCCGTCCAACAGACAAACCTCTACGTCTTCCCCTGCAGGATGTCTACAAGATAGGAG GAATTGGAACAGTCCCCGTAGGTCGTGTGGAAACGGGATTACTGAAGCCTGGAATGGTGGTGACATTTGCCCCTGTCAATGTGACTACCGAGGTCAAGTCTGTAGAAATGCACCATGAGGCACTGAGCGAAGCCCTACCCGGTGACAACGTTGGCTTTAATGTCAAGAACGTATCTGTCAAGGATATTCGCCGTGGCAATGTTGCTGGTGACAGCAAGAATGACCCACCACAGGAAGCTGCCAACTTTACTGCTCAG GTGATCATCCTCAACCACCCAGGCCAGATCAGCGCAGGTTATGCTCCCGTGCTGGACTGTCACACTGCTCACATTGCTTGCAAGTTTGCAGAGCTCAAAGAAAAGATTGATCGCCGCTCTGGCAAGAAGCTGGAGGACAACCCTAAATCCCTAAAATCTGGAGATGCTGCAATTGTAGATATGATCCCTGGCAAACCAATGTGTGTCGAGAGCTTCTCTGAGTACCCTCCCCTTG GTCGTTTTGCAGTGCGTGACATGCGTCAGACTGTGGCTGTCGGCGTGATTAAAGGTGTGGAGAAAAAGGTCTCCACTACTGGTAAAGTCACCAAGTCTGCCCAGAAGGCCCAGAGGAACAAATGA
- the cgasa gene encoding cyclic GMP-AMP synthase → MTEIQLKDPTEDSVDTVKAKACGTKQKLKEQHPAAKMQNEQYFEKIPKAEQQTRKNAREASEQTTKTKICAGKAKSPPAKARGVKPKVEVQSAVQDTKVSPGKSQDLKRKDMTEEKASTDYILKETLKKMKIKMIDKANAAEVINAIIQNIINHLKQNTLSFNDVQEPLKTGSYYENLKICNPDEFDVMLPILVDRVQLEPFGNDGAFYSVELKRGQKNLEKFLENGILSATKMLNEFREEVKKCVKNFTEWKVDKKKKGCPAVTLTTHIQSVPISLDVVLCLMVKSSWPPFTTEGLKIECWLGRKVKQDYKREPYYLVPKYEGKGTVENDGVLNKDVWRVSFSHIEKAILKNHGSMKTCCEKSGENCCRKSCLKLLKHLLHLLKERNSSFDKFCSYHAKTTLLHACCLRTDDSNWRASDLSDCFQLLLQDFEGYLENGELCNFFIPSQNLFSGIRVCKGLSVAIREERWKGFPIFREQLKNGN, encoded by the exons ATGACTGAGATACAGCTAAAAGATCCTACAGAGGATTCTGTGGACACTGTCAAAGCAAAAGCCTGTGGCaccaagcaaaaattaaaagaacaaCATCCGGCAGCAAAGATGCAAAATGAGCAATATTTTGAGAAGATACCAAAGGCAGAGCAACAGACTCGAAAGAATGCAAGAGAGGCTTCAGAACAGAccacaaaaaccaaaatatGTGCTGGCAAAGCCAAATCACCACCAGCAAAAGCCCGTGGTGTCAAGCCAAAAGTAGAAGTACAATCTGCTGTGCAGGATACAAAGGTTTCACCAGGAAAATCTCAGGACTTAAAAAGGAAAGACATGACCGAAGAAAAAGCTTCAACAGATTATATCCTTAAGGAAActctgaaaaaaatgaaaattaagaTGATTGACAAAGCAAACGCAGCAGAAGTCATAAATGCGATAATACAAAATATAATcaatcatttaaaacaaaatacattaaGCTTCAATGACGTACAAGAACCCCTAAAAACAGGAAGCTACTATGAAAATCTAAAG ATTTGTAATCCTGATGAATTTGACGTCATGCTGCCCATCTTGGTTGATCGGGTTCAACTTGAACCATTTGGAAATGATGGCgcattttacagtgtggaatTAAAACGTGGCCAGAAGAATCTGGAAAAATTTCTAGAAAATGGCATTTTATCTGCTACCAAGATGCTCAATGAGTTCAGGGAAGAAGTGAAGAAATGTGTCAAGAATTTTACTG AATGGAAGGTggacaagaagaaaaaaggctGTCCAGCAGTGACCCTGACCACACATATACAATCAGTCCCAATTTCGCTGGATGTTGTTCTCTGCCTTATGGTTAAATCAAGCTGGCCGCCTTTCACAACCGAAGGCCTTAAAATAGAGTGCTGGCTCGGGCGTAAAGTTAAGCAGGATTACAAGCGAGAGCCATATTATCTGGTCCCAAAATATGAGGGCAAGGGTACAGTGGAAAATGATGGGGTCCTTAATAAAG ATGTTTGGAGAGTTTCATTCTCTCACATTGAGAAGGCCATCCTGAAAAATCACGGATCAATGAAGACTTGCTGTGAAAAAAGTGGAGAAAACTGCTGCAG AAAGTCCTGTCTGAAACTCCTAAAGCACCTGCTACATCTGCTGAAGGAAAGGAACTCTTCATTTGACAAGTTTTGCTCTTATCATGCCAAAACTACACTCTTACATGCCTGTTGCTTGCGAACTGATGACAGCAACTGGAGAGCCTCAGACCTGAGCGATTGTTTCCAGCTGCTCCTGCAGGACTTTGAAGGTTACTTGGAAAATGGTGAACTATGCAACTTTTTCATTCCAAGTCAGAACCTGTTCTCTGGTATTAGAGTGTGCAAAGGTCTGTCCGTCGCTATCAGGGAGGAACGTTGGAAAGGCTTTCCTATTTTTAGGGAACAACTTAAAAATGGAAATTAA